In Sphingopyxis sp. 113P3, one DNA window encodes the following:
- a CDS encoding acyl-CoA carboxylase subunit beta: MSANIAEMERRRAAAALGGGQKRIDAQHAKGKLTARERLDVLLDEGSFEELDTYVEHDCVDFGMQEQKIPGDGVVTGSGTINGRLVYVFSQDFTVFGGSLSKRHAEKICKVMEKAMLVGAPVIGLNDSGGARIQEGVASLGGYADVFQKNVLASGVVPQISLIMGPCAGGAVYSPAMTDFIFMVKDSSYMFVTGPDVVKTVTNEVVTQEELGGAITHTTKSSVADLAFENDIEALLSVRDFFDYLPENNRSGVPVRPTSDPYDRAEESLDTLIPPNANQPYDMHELIRKTVDEGDFFEVQPAHAANIICGFGRIEGRTIGIVANQPMVLAGVLDINSSKKAARFVRFCDAFEIPIITFVDVPGFLPGTAQEYNGIIKHGAKLLFAYAEATVPKITVITRKAYGGAYDVMASKHLRGDLNYAWPTAEIAVMGAKGAVEIIFRADIGDPEKIAQRTKEYEDRFANPFVAASRGYIDEVIHPHNTRKRIALGLRKLRNKQLENPWKKHDNIPL; the protein is encoded by the coding sequence ATGTCCGCCAATATCGCCGAAATGGAACGCCGCCGCGCCGCTGCTGCTCTCGGGGGCGGACAGAAGCGCATCGACGCCCAGCACGCCAAGGGCAAGCTCACCGCACGCGAGCGGCTCGACGTTCTGCTCGACGAGGGTTCGTTCGAGGAGCTCGACACCTATGTCGAGCATGACTGCGTCGATTTCGGGATGCAGGAACAGAAAATACCGGGCGACGGCGTCGTCACCGGTTCGGGCACGATCAACGGCCGACTTGTCTATGTCTTCAGCCAGGATTTCACGGTTTTTGGCGGCTCCTTGTCGAAGCGGCACGCCGAGAAGATCTGCAAGGTGATGGAAAAGGCGATGCTCGTCGGCGCGCCGGTCATTGGGCTCAACGACAGCGGCGGCGCGCGCATTCAGGAGGGCGTGGCATCGCTCGGCGGCTATGCCGACGTCTTTCAGAAGAATGTTCTCGCATCGGGTGTGGTGCCGCAGATCAGCCTCATCATGGGACCGTGCGCCGGCGGCGCGGTGTACAGCCCGGCAATGACCGACTTCATCTTCATGGTGAAGGATTCAAGCTATATGTTCGTGACCGGCCCCGATGTCGTGAAAACGGTGACGAACGAGGTGGTCACGCAGGAAGAGCTCGGCGGCGCGATCACCCATACGACAAAGAGCTCGGTTGCCGATCTTGCATTCGAGAATGATATCGAGGCGTTGCTCAGCGTCCGGGACTTCTTCGACTATCTGCCTGAAAACAATCGCAGCGGCGTACCCGTGCGCCCGACGAGCGATCCTTATGACCGTGCCGAGGAAAGCCTCGACACGCTGATCCCGCCCAATGCGAACCAGCCCTATGACATGCACGAGCTGATCCGCAAAACGGTCGACGAGGGCGATTTTTTCGAGGTTCAGCCAGCGCATGCTGCGAACATCATCTGCGGTTTCGGGCGCATCGAGGGGCGCACGATCGGCATCGTTGCGAACCAGCCGATGGTGCTTGCCGGTGTGCTCGATATCAACTCGTCGAAGAAGGCCGCGCGCTTCGTGCGCTTCTGCGACGCCTTCGAGATTCCGATCATCACCTTTGTCGATGTCCCGGGTTTCCTGCCCGGCACCGCGCAAGAATATAACGGCATCATCAAGCACGGCGCGAAGCTCCTCTTTGCCTATGCCGAAGCGACAGTACCCAAGATTACGGTCATCACGCGCAAAGCCTATGGTGGCGCCTATGACGTCATGGCGTCAAAGCATCTTCGCGGCGATCTGAACTACGCCTGGCCCACCGCCGAGATCGCGGTGATGGGCGCGAAAGGGGCGGTCGAGATCATCTTTCGGGCCGATATCGGCGATCCTGAAAAGATCGCGCAGCGCACGAAGGAATATGAGGACCGCTTCGCCAATCCCTTCGTCGCAGCCTCGCGCGGCTATATCGACGAGGTCATTCACCCGCACAACACGCGCAAGCGGATCGCGCTGGGGCTGCGCAAATTGCGCAACAAGCAGCTTGAGAACCCTTGGAAGAAGCATGATAACATTCCGCTTTAG
- the mce gene encoding methylmalonyl-CoA epimerase gives MKLGRLNHIGVATPSIADSIVFYRDVMGATKIHEPFDLPDQGVKVCFVDTPGADGALGGTQIELIEPLPGNTSIAGFLEKNPAGGQHHMCYEVPDVHAAKSWFERLGKRVLGEPRIGAHGTLIFFVHPRDMGGVLTEIMETPKGDH, from the coding sequence ATGAAACTAGGCCGTCTCAATCATATCGGCGTTGCGACACCGTCGATCGCCGACAGCATCGTCTTCTACCGCGACGTGATGGGCGCGACGAAGATCCATGAGCCGTTCGACCTCCCTGACCAGGGGGTGAAGGTCTGCTTCGTCGATACACCGGGCGCCGATGGCGCGCTTGGCGGTACGCAGATCGAACTGATCGAGCCGCTGCCGGGAAACACCTCGATCGCCGGTTTTCTTGAAAAGAACCCCGCGGGCGGGCAGCATCATATGTGCTACGAAGTGCCGGACGTTCATGCCGCGAAGTCGTGGTTCGAGCGGCTCGGCAAGCGCGTGCTTGGTGAGCCCCGGATCGGGGCGCACGGCACGCTGATCTTCTTTGTTCACCCGCGCGACATGGGCGGGGTGCTGACCGAGATCATGGAGACGCCGAAGGGGGATCATTGA
- a CDS encoding helix-turn-helix domain-containing protein, translating into MLPTRLYAGRQLRDLRAARAIRQADFAAQLGISASYLSQIEHDDRPLTPGLLDRLQRLFPLEWEEIAADAGDRRAAALREAAADPLFAAAPMAPEQLERAALQQPQLADQFVALHAAYRRAGQRLQIIDEALTGGTAEGSRLPWEEVRDWFHDAGNYVDSIDRAAETLANGLRGPAPSPPIEAIERQLRDALGISIVYQQSQSLRDFDATMRHLVIDPSQPAESRRFQLAHQLAALALAGEIAAVVEDSPLRTAAARQLLHVGLANYAAGAVLMPYTPFRSSARAVRHDIDRLRLEYGVSFEQACHRLSTLQRPGARGIPMFFCRVDMAGNITKRHSATRLQFARFGGACPLWIVHEAAAIPDRILFQLAETPDGLRYVSMAKGLVKPSGSYARSPRRYAVALGCEAQYSAEFIYADGVDVDAPHAAARIGPSCRICPRDDCDQRAFPPSDRPILVDPDRRDVVPYRIG; encoded by the coding sequence ATGCTTCCAACCCGCCTTTACGCTGGACGCCAGCTTCGCGACCTGCGGGCGGCCCGCGCCATTCGCCAGGCCGACTTTGCCGCCCAGCTCGGCATCTCAGCCTCCTATCTCAGCCAGATCGAGCACGACGATCGTCCGCTCACGCCTGGCCTGCTCGACCGCCTGCAACGACTCTTCCCGCTTGAATGGGAGGAAATTGCCGCCGACGCTGGCGACCGCCGCGCCGCCGCCCTACGCGAAGCCGCCGCCGACCCGCTCTTTGCTGCCGCCCCGATGGCACCCGAGCAACTCGAGCGCGCTGCGCTTCAGCAGCCGCAACTCGCCGACCAGTTTGTCGCGCTCCATGCGGCGTATCGCCGCGCCGGGCAGAGGCTCCAGATCATCGACGAGGCGCTGACCGGCGGTACGGCAGAGGGCAGCCGACTGCCGTGGGAGGAGGTTCGCGACTGGTTTCACGACGCGGGCAATTATGTGGATTCCATCGACCGCGCGGCCGAGACGTTGGCAAATGGGCTGCGCGGCCCTGCCCCCTCTCCCCCGATCGAGGCCATCGAGCGGCAACTGCGCGATGCGCTCGGCATCTCGATTGTCTACCAGCAATCGCAGAGCCTGCGCGATTTCGACGCGACGATGCGCCACCTGGTGATCGATCCTTCGCAGCCAGCCGAAAGCCGCCGCTTCCAGCTCGCGCACCAACTCGCCGCCCTCGCCCTCGCCGGCGAAATTGCGGCCGTCGTCGAAGACTCCCCGCTGCGCACGGCTGCGGCGCGTCAGCTTCTTCACGTCGGCCTTGCAAATTACGCGGCGGGCGCAGTGCTCATGCCCTACACCCCCTTCCGCTCGAGCGCGCGCGCCGTTCGCCACGACATCGATCGGCTGCGGCTCGAATACGGGGTCAGCTTCGAGCAGGCGTGCCACCGGCTCTCGACGCTCCAGCGGCCGGGTGCGCGCGGTATTCCCATGTTCTTCTGCCGCGTCGACATGGCGGGCAATATCACCAAGCGGCACAGCGCAACGCGCCTCCAGTTTGCGCGCTTTGGCGGCGCCTGCCCCTTGTGGATCGTTCACGAGGCCGCGGCGATCCCCGACCGCATCCTGTTTCAGCTTGCCGAAACCCCCGACGGACTACGCTATGTGTCGATGGCAAAGGGGCTTGTGAAGCCCTCGGGCAGCTACGCCCGCAGTCCTCGCCGCTACGCTGTCGCACTGGGGTGTGAGGCTCAATATTCTGCCGAGTTCATCTACGCCGACGGTGTCGATGTCGATGCCCCGCACGCCGCTGCGCGCATCGGCCCCTCGTGCCGCATCTGTCCGCGCGATGACTGCGATCAGCGCGCCTTTCCGCCAAGCGATCGGCCGATACTGGTCGACCCCGACCGCCGCGATGTCGTGCCGTACCGGATCGGCTAG